TCTACagaaattattgtatacaTTAAGCGGGTCCAACCAACCCCAATATATGAAATAAGATAAAGGAATGTATGAAATAAGAACACATACTTTTTAAAAGTAGCTAAACTATGTGTACAAAACTACCTACCACGGATCCCAATGGTTCGGACGTATTACAGCTTGCAATACTAAATTGTTACTAATATAGTAATACGgtgtaaaactaaattaataacaattgcTTTAGTCGgaacgaaattaaaaaaaacactataattaagtataaataatatctgaCCAAACATATACTTCAAAATTGTAGCTGTGTCGGCCACAAACAGCTAAAAAAACTGTGTTCCATAAATCTACCTTGTAATCCATAAAACGATAAAAACGATTTCACCTTACAACTGAGTTTTTACTTGTCcaaaattagtattattattcacCTTTAGCCGTACTTACTGAGATTAACACACGTCACAATAAAACAAAGGAGAGTTCCCTTAGGTAGATGACATCAgactgtatttttattgactaattattgtgaaatattatgtacgtctatcaaaaatacaataaccACTTCAAAGTCTTATGTGACATTTAAGGTCTGACGTCGATGTGGTTCTTCGACTAACGCTGAAGAGCTGCGTTGCTTCACTCACCTATCCTGCTGGCTGCTCAccaactaaataaaataggaaaagaaaatatgccctcgataatgttatatattaaaccAAGATCACATTTTATAACATGTTCCCTGGCAATTAAAGTAGAAAGGACAATTTCAGCaaggtttaatattattatcatgaTTACTAGTATTGATATTTACTAGTATTGATATTTACTAGTATTGATATTTACTTGTGTATTTCCTCTGGTAAATCTTTTGATTGAACTATACTGACAGACAAACAGATTTTTAGTATTACGTTTTATGTTGTTTCTTCGTAAAGAAACAAAGGCAAATTAAATAACTCAAGGTGGAATTATGGTTATGTACTCGTAAgcgatattttataattaatatttttgtattttaaattcatgtaatttaaatttgaattttacaaGCTTTTAATATGATTTGACTCTTACATTACTAATGAGACTTTGGTAACATTTGCTGCTTTTCCCTGTAATGAGAGGCTACTTTTATCGCCACTCAGAAACTCGAGCAACAATGTCAACCTTCAaggataatataaaaaaatatacaaaaacattatctacttataaagaaaattacagTTAGATAGACCTTTTAAATAGCGGCCAATAAATACGAACATCTAATTATAACAGCTTCAATAGAATTTGAAAACGGCAGCTTcgatttttttgttctaatttGACAGGTTCCATTTGAGGCAGCTTTTTGCTAGCGTAACCGTTAGGCATTGAAAGCTTAGATGCGATCAGGCGCGAAGtagtaaatacatataaaacgGTTGTGGTCTGAGACGAGCCAGTTTCCAACCGCTGTCGGTGAAGGTACGACGTTAGCCTGAATAATGCAAACCGTCACATTACTTTTGTTCGCGGTCGTCTTGACCGTGGCTCTTGCAGGTTAGTGCCCTCATGTTTTTGTCGCTGAGTAGAGCTTGCTTGTGCTTACCccttaaatcatttaatatttccGATGCCTGCTATAACAATACGTTGACTCATTTTCACCGGCTAATTGTCCAACTATTACAAATCTATATTTCACGGGGTTTCATTCGTGCTAATCTACGATATGCTACGCAGACATTgcaattacattaaaataattcctagCCGCTatagatttgtatttttcgtTTAGAAACCAATATATCTTATGGCAAAAATATCTTCCAATACGAagaacttttttaaaaatcgaactatagattattattatcatgtaCATATTTAGTTAATACACGATGTATTTAGTTGCTGACAAAATAAGTCTTAAGTATCATGTTTAGGAAAAACATACAATTGAAACACGAAGGAATATTTCTCACAATCATGCAaagtaaataactttattttattaatttttttagccaGCTGACAAAGTAacttacgaaaaaaaaagtcaTCCAACCAACAACTTTTGaaagcttatttatttatttgtttgttttgtatgacggcgttttatatacatataaatgtaCTTTGTGCAATTTATGAGtcgatatttaattttttacatgagtaattaataatcacgaatttatttaaagtccatttaattttaagtcacGACACGGAAGATACGACGATTGCTGATGATCTCAGTTTTTAATAAGCCTAACTTATCCTTGGCCATGCATATTCTTTTCTATGGATATTCAATGATTTTTTGAAAAGGTCAGTTTAATTatagaattatataatacgaacctaaaatgataaaatatatttttttaattttttttcaaatttttttttctatattactaacagaaaaaaatatttgaaatacgCAACTACCTTTCGtacattacttattttaatatggcCGATAGTTCatgttatacatacatatcaaATCTGTATAACAACAGTGTACTCCTAATATTTATACACATTGTAATTAAAGTGTAGCCTATGTCATTACATTATTAAGTATTCTTACATACTAAGTACAAGTATATTGGAggctacttaataaatattaggcAAGTTTCTTTTAGGTCTACAGCGTAAacaagatatttatatataataaatattattctcaTGATCAAGTTGATCCTATTGAATAGTAATATCCTAAAAAAATCAACTTAAATGTATATACTCCACTAACGGTTACCCACAATGGACTGACCCGCAAAGCGCTTTTACTATACATTCTCTTAGTTATGGTGTAAAGAGCCAGAACACTGCAAATTCAATTTACATTCCAGAGGGTCAATACTACGTCCCGCGAGCCTACTACACAATAGATGCAGAGGGTCATCAGTCGGCGTCGGTGCCTATGCGCAGGCTTCGACGCTCCCTGAATCCTTATTCGAATCCATACGGAGGAGCGAATGCCAATGCGAACGCTGAAGCAAATGCCTGTAAGTATTtcacgaaatttaaaaataaaaagccagTTTAAAAGCCAATTTTAAAAGCAAACTCGTAAATTGGAATTCCAATATATTTTACGTAAACAGTTTAAATAAATGGCGAGCTAAATACTTTTTTCCCATGATATTGTGGACTTcgctaaataaaaataaatcgtaaCGTAAACCAGCCGGAAAAAAACCATAAAGCCGgaaagcaataataaaaaagcaataagtaattaaaggATGTTGAGATTCGCGAAACCTTACAAAAATGAAAGTAATTCAGTTCAATAAACACGGTTATGgtattttacgaaaaattaACAGAGGTTcatacatttcatatatttactCAGTTGCGTTGTCCAAACAATTACTGTTAGTTGACCACACACAAAATACCTGTGGTAACTAAACTAactttaaatagttatttgttTATGGGTACACTCTTTAAATTAGAAACAACGGAAATTACTACATGATTCACAAAAACAGGATTTTCTCGTGGATTGCAATGACTCAATTTCCGACCATTCTCATGTATTTTTGTGGTATTAAAGCGTTGTCAcgattttttaatcaacaatataCGGTTGAGCTGGTCTTCGTTTCCTGTACCATGAGTTTTTCTTTATACGCTTAAAGTCAATTATGTGCTAATTACACACTTGAATTTCgctttttgtttacaaattaacATCAATTACCTTTTAGGATAGTGTTTATGTCTTAAGCGACCTGAAGAAATGAACCTTACTTACGTCATTTAAATTCCTATAACGGCATATagttgttaaaatttaaatcaaaagcgGACGTTGGTAATCAATTTGCAGAATTTACTTTCAACCCATAATAAACAAGTACCTTCTTCGTGACCACGCACTGGCTGTTCGATACCATCATCACCCCGAAGTTTACAAATAAAGTCCTTTAAAAAACCGACATCATCTTGACAGTCTAATTTTAAATGGtccattattaaaaagttatgtaCAGAAAGCCAGAGAGGGTAGATGTCACGAGACAATCAATTTATTCTTGGAATTTTccgtattaaaacaaaacagtaTGCAAGTTAATGTACTTAAcagaattttcttaaaatgtaaataagtcTAATATATGCATGCCCTAGTTTGGTATTAACATTACACCTTATGTAGTGAATGAAATTAAGTGTAACAGTATATTTGAACGTGCAAGTCTGGTTCGATTGCCGTCGGCATCGAGTTATAACGGTTCTTAGCACTACTTATTGGGTCAATTGTACCTATATCTATAACATCTTACATTATAACATACTTAAGATAATTAATCAAtcaacattaattttttaactgtaattattatctacaacttttttgcattgtatattattactgttattttattataccacGGAAGAGTAGTCATCCACAAGTCACAACACAGGAATGTCTTAGTTTGGGACCAGCGTCCCTTTAAGAATAAATAcggttaaattaataaaacaatattgaagttttttctaccaaatatttgtatatatattgttcACTAACacaaaattcttgttaaatAAACCAATTGTTGAATTTTGTGATAAATTGGTAAGTGcttttagtatgaaaatataactatttatagCACTTTCAGTCATTTGCTAGCATACATAACTAATTGAGTACACAATAAagggaaataatatttaggttTAACTATAATTGTATCCATTTTCCGAACCGAAACCGAGTAGACGAAAACAAAGAACTTTCATTGTTAACTAAAGTCGATTGTTTTGTTGTTAAATGTCTATCAGTACTAAAAATAAGCTCAagtttttttgataaataaatttgtatcaCAGGGGGTGCCAATGCTAATGCAAATGCCCAGGCCAACGCACAGGCAGGCGCAGGTTCTGGGGGCTGGGGTCTCCCCATTGGAGCTGGCTACGGCGCTGCAAATCCTAACGCATTAAGGTAATTATGCTTcatattcttaaaaaataagcAGCCAggagaatttttaaaactcaaaaatcCATATCAGAAAAATTGGGTTTAGTTTCTACAGcgataattttacaaaacaaatgaagtaaaaatagtgtttatataaaaaatgtaactaTAATAACTCACAAAGAACAAATCTCTTTATAtcctttattttaatagttccTTTGTATTATTGATTCACATTTTGTGCATCGTTTAATAAGGGACCGCTAATTAAGCCCGCTCATATTTAATATGTCCAATGAATTATAAGGTGATTTATCTTATATTCCCATATACGATTACCCATACATAGAACAaaatatgtgtatgtgtgttctTCTGTGAAGCCtacctataaataaaactataattggTAGCCTgcactatttaatttttctttcctttgtatttaaaattttcctaTTGTATGTTTTAGGCACTAACTGAAAAGCAACATGCGACATCGCAAACTAACAACTTGGTGACGGCTCATTCATCCACTGCGCGAATTTTCCATCAGTTGCACGACACGCCGATCGTGCAATCACCGTGTAACTGCCGGAAGATACCTTTTcttgtattaaaatagtaattactttatgtttaataaaaaaatacttatgtatgtttttctttcttaaacccattattatttattaatttaatgtaatataatagagaacttaacttataatataagagataaaaaaagcatttaaattaaatttagaaagTCAACCAACCGTTAAACTTGTGACTAACTACATGCTAAAGCTATTACATTGCTCACTCATTCATTTCTAAAGTCAAATGACGCTTCTATCAAAATCGATATTATAACCAGGCGTTATACCATTCGATTTCATTAAACACTCATTGTTAATGttgttcatttattttctaattacgCATCCAAATGACCTACCCCTAAAGTTTAGGGTTTAGGGCTTAAACTCAGACATCGTAGTTCGTACACAGATTTTCTTCAAAGAATGAGTCctatctgaaatatttttatttagaatagtTTACTCCGTTTTTTAtccattacaaaatttaaacagaGAACAAAATtggtttatattattctgtatATTCAAAGTAGTTAGGAAATTGCTTTCAACATGCAAATGCAAATGAAAACTTACACGTTGCTTGAAAATGTTTGAAGGcgttaataaaaaagattacaACAAAAAGCTATTTTTCAATCTATTTCATTGCTCAAGACATTTCGTATTCCAGCTATGGTGAGACCCGACGCCAGTCAGGTCCAGTTACCGGAAGTCGATCAGTCAGCGCGGGATCGTCTGTAGGTATTGACTCTTCCGGCAGAGGATTTTACGACCAATATACTTCAGTTGGTAATTAAAGCCAATGGTAATTAATACTATTATCATTTCAAATCACTGAAAGTTCCTctttattctaattttatttaaatattaatattacgtCAGTTTGGGTGAATGAGACCTAATGGGtaaggtataaaaataaaatattaatacatataaagcattttattcatacaaattcattgaaataaataatcaaaaccTTATGTTTTAAGCCTAAAGTTTAAGTAACGTAATAGCGAACTATgggaatttatataaaatatttattttatgttcgtTATTccttaaataatgttttaatactGCTTAAAACTGCTACATCGTTCGAGCACAAAATAAAACcgaaaataacattaaattacccGTAATAAAGATGTAGCTACTACAATTAATGGTTAGGTAAAACCAAGCGATTTAGTGGTTTACTATATTGGTATCCAGGTTGAGGTGCAGGCTGTGGCACCGGCTGTGGCAAGGGCTGAGGTGCGATGGGAACATTTGGTGGTGTTATTATGACAGCGTCATCAGTAAAACCAATATCTCGAGCAAAAGGAACAAATTGCGGAACATTCTGAGTGTAAAACTGTGGAACGAATCTAGTCGGTGCGCCGTACACAGGTGCAGGACTTGGGACACCATATTCCGCTTGAATCCTTCCAAACCTATTACGTAGAAATGGAAATTTATCGGTTATTTTACTCCACCAATCGTTTCCACCGACCTGGTTACTTCCTCCATTTCCCCAGAATATACGTTGAGAAGGTTCTAACAAAAGATTCGGGCTGACTTCTACGCTGTATGGATCATTTGGTCCAGTGTTATAGGGTGACTCCCTCTGCACATAATAGCCTAATGTACTtcctgaaatataaaattagtaataaaaactagTTACTAAACGTTACGTTTAAGTACGTAGAATAAAGTAACATTTTGAACAGAATGCGAATGAATTTGCAAAACACTAAACTGCTTAAGTGCAATCCGATGTTGTGCCCTTCCGTCGCAAGCTTTTGTTGTTGTTACTACATATATGCAATACTTTAGTATTTCGCTAAACCAACATATCAATAATTtggtattataaatataaataaacccACCTGCGACACAGCAGATTAAAAATGCGATCGATGCATTCATTTTCGTATGGGTTACTAAAGCACAACTGCGTATTAATGTTACTCGTCTTTGCCTTTATACCACCACTATTTGCAGCCAAAAGAAGACCTTGAAGAAAAATTCTCGTAACCCAATATTGAAAGTATGAGGTAATGGCGAGGCTCACCCAGCGGCGGATGGCATGGAGTGGACAATGGGCGCGATAACTAGGTGACTCGTGCTTCGCGTACACAGGCTGAACAGCTTTTTCGGCAtcatgtaatattatataaacaaattttaacatACGTTACAGTGACATTTATCATCTGCTTTTcacaatcaataaataatccGATCTGAAATTAAATCACACCCACGTAATTACGTAGCGCGgaccaaaattaaattatttagccTTAATCTGACAATGAAACCTTGGTATTAaagataatgtattttaaagtcACCTTAATATACTTTTGGAGCACTTATCCATACCATTATGAGACggtacttataataaatcttaCTCATTTTGGTTTAACTTACTTACTGTCCTCTTTTTTTTTACGGTTCGGTACATGCACATAAATATACGAAAAGCTTTAATCTTAACTCCGAAATGCGGTggtacttaataacatttatcaACGCAACGTAGGCTACGATCTTAGTAAAATAGATTTAGCTCGATATAGGGAACATCATGTATACAATAGCGAATCGTGAAAAATGCACTTGAAAACGTGCCCGTTTACCTAACATAATCGGCATTATTCATAAGATAACGAGTGTTTGTCTTCGATGGTTGACACGGCATTGTCGTCCATAGAACAGCAGTTTGCAAGACATTGCTCAATAGAGCTCTGAGTACAAGAACAGACTTGATAAATAGATATTGAAAAATGGTCGATGTTTCCATATATGCTCGGaaataagataatatattatcaaatatgtGAATCACGGCTACTATCCcttaaaacaaatactaaGGAATAGCCAAGCCTTGATTGTATTTGAATAATGATAGTAAGATAATGTCGCTCTAGTTTTACGTTTTCGTTCATTCGATCTGTATCAGTTTGGTTCACTAGTGTATTTTTTGGTTTGAAAatattcagaaaaaaaaactagaaacTTCCATTTGAATCAATCTGAGATCTGATTAAGCTTTAGCAATTCTTAACATCCTAAACAATATTCAACAACGCTAGCTAGAATCTCTGGCTAGGATTATATTTGAAAGCCTTTTCTacttttagtaatttaaatggAATAACACATAAATACGACTTAAGATTCTGTAAGGAAAGCAAGTAACAAAAATTGTCACGGTAAGTCTTTTCTATTTTGTGGCATTTTATCTCTCGATCTAGCTTATAGTTAATCAATCCGTGTTACGTAGCTTTGTCAGTGGGTCAAAATACTTGTGCGTGTGTCCGTTGACATTGACAaagctttaatttttatgaaatattggaGATAAAGTATATTTGTCTTTCgctatttcaaaaaaaattatgtaataggTAGCTTCTTCAATCCGTAATACCGCTTCTTCATATTTGTAACGATCTTGTGTGAACTTCGTATCTTCATTCCCAAAAAacaggttatttttttttgtttcctttaaTATTAACAAGGCTGGCTGGCTGGTCACAAATTCTTGTGTAttatgtaggtacatatacAATGCGAAAGTACGAGCAAGTACCGATGTGATAGagcttaaaaaacaaatggcGCTACAGCCCTTGGTCTTCCTTATAAATTTCTGTATATCTGATTAAttgatcttttttttatttctagtaGGTAAGTTCGTGATCAGCCGGCATGCCAGTTTCCTCTGTTTTTGCCTTATCGTACCAGCGAGTTTTTAATACGCACATAATAAGAATCCgttagtgcacagccgtgattcgaacctacgattTTAGGTACGAGAGTCGCACGCCCAATCAACtagagaaatataataaattttaatgctTACCATAATCCCGTCAGTCTGGTATTTCACACATATggttaaaaacttattaagcTATTTTAgtcaaaatttgaatatattatgttcaaTCTAAGGAATTACGGGTttgttttatcttttattccggaaaaaatttattaatagtaaacaataattataggcCCAATGTTGTATAAAACGAAAGTAGCTCGTTGAGCTTGGTTTAGATTGGAAATAACCCAGGTTTAATACCTAGGGTTAGGGTAGGGTTAGGGTAGAAGGACTCCTTTttccgcaattagactcgtggttggtccgttgtgcgtacgagtcctggctaatttagccagcctagctccttccagaagcacagaagtctcctgggcacttcacaggcttcccggagcgacctcaccgttccgaggattttttcacgttgattagccacagcctcgcattccaggactacgtgggtgactgtttcttctgcgctgaaacagcctctgcacagggggctgtctgtcgcgcctaggataaaaagatgtttatttaggAGGCAATGACCCGTTATTGtccctatcattattttaaggttggtTCTATTTAAGTTAAGTAGTCGCTTTGTCAGTTGCGGGTTTACTGCTGGCAGAGCCACTTTGGACTGTCTGCAGGCCGCACCATGCGACCATCGTTGTTGCTGGAGGTCAGCGGATCTCTGGCGGATCCAGGTTCGCACCAGCGAGAAGGGCAGAGGAAGGAGCGGATACGGGCCAGCAGGCATCATTCCGGAGCCTCTTCTCGCAAGCTCGTCCGCAGCATCATTGCCGAGAGATCCACTGTGTCCCTTTATCCACTGTAAGGTAACCCTATTGGTTCGGGTTATAGCCTCCAGTGCTTCATGACACTCCAGTATTAGTTTGCTGTTGGTTTTTTTGTTTCCGAGCGCCATCAGCACGGATGCACTGTCGGATACGAATTTAATGCAAAAGTCGTTAATCCCTAGCCGCTGCACGGCTCTGGCTGCTTCGGTTAAGGCGACACATTCACATTGAAAGATCGTGCTCTGTGTGCCCAAGGGTAGGTGTATGTTGATGTTGAGATCAAGAGAGAATATGCCAGCGCCTGAGCCAGACCCTGTTTTGGATCCATCTGTGTATATACGTAGCTCATTCACGGTCGACCGGTCATGTTCCTCTTCTCTCAGTTGTATATGATATTTCCTGTTAAATATTAGTTGGTTAGTGATTCTATCACAGGGCGCAGCAATAAGAGGTTGATACTCTGTTGCCCTGTTGAGAATCACTGTGTGTGTACTGTAGTGATTTTTTCCCCATAGATCCAGTACCATAAGCCTGATAGCAGCCAGGGCTGCCTCCTGCTGTATGTGTAGGTCCAGGGGTAAGATCTGCAGGGCCATCTCCATTGCTGCGGTTGGTGTTGTTTTCATGCAACCGCTAGCAGCGGACAAAGCAAGCCTCTGGAAGCGTCCGAGTTTGGTAATTGCCGTTTGAAGTTCTGTTCTGGGCCACCAAACAAGGGCTCCATAGGCAAGCATTGGCCTAATTATGGCAGTGTATATCCATAATGTTATCTTAGGCGATAGGCCCCATTTCACGCCTAGCATCTTTTTGCATTGATAAAAGGCGATCGTTGCTTTGTTTAGTTTGTGTTCTAGATGTTTGTTCCAGAGCAGTTTACTGTCCAAAATCACACCTAGGTACTTGATTTCATTCTTGAGAATGAGTTCAGTGTTGAAGAGTTTCGGAAGTTTGTACGGTCCAAGAACTCTTCGGTTGGTAAAAAGTATTAGTTCTGTTTTTGATGGGTTGACAGATAACTCGTGCTCATTGCACCATCTCTCAATCACTTTGAAAGCTCGTCTCATGAGGTCGCATAAGGTGCTTTCAAAGTTCCCAGATATCAAGATTGCTATGTCATCAGCATATCCCACAGTGAAGAGATTGTCAGCGTTGAGTTTTGTGATTAGTTCATTAACCACAAGGTTCCACAGTAGCGGCGATAGAACACCTCCCTGCGGACATCCTCTGCTGACAATGCCTCGTGTTGTGGAGTTTACCGTGAACTGTATAGCTCGTTGTTTTAGCATGTTGTTTACCCATTCTATAAGGGTTGATGGTACTCCACATGACCTTAGTGCTCTGGTTATACTCGTGAAGTTTGTTTTGTCAAAAGCACCTTCGATGTCAATGAATGCACCAAGGGTTGACTGCTTTAACTTCAGGGAGTTGCCAATGCGAGACACGACGCTGTGGAGTGATGAGTCCGTTGATTTGCCCGAACTGTAGGCATGTTGATTAGGGTGTAGGAATTTGGATAGCGATACCCGGCTGCGTATCTCCAGGTCCCCCAGCCTCTCCAtcgtttttaagaaaaatgaagtAAGGCTAATAGGCCTGAAGGACTTCGCTTGGGTATAGTCCTCTTTACCCGGTTTTGGgatgaatatgatttttacttcTCTCCATTTCAAGGGTATGTATCGGTGGGCTATACAGGCTCGGAAGACAGAGACAAGATAGTCTACTATTAGGTTCCCACTCCATCTTAGTAGACCTGGGAAGATGCCGTCCAAACCAGCCGCTTTGAATGGAAGGAAGGAGTTGATTGCCCACGTTACTTTTTCATTAGTGATTATTTTGTGAGCTACTTGCCAGTCTGAGCTGTCGGTGGCTCTCTCCGAGTATGGTTGCCAAGCCTGTTCGTTGGCAATTATGCAACCCGGAAAGTGTGTTGCCAGTAGTAGTTCACATGTTTCTGAATCAGTTTTTGTAAATGAATTGTCAGGTTTTTTAAGACAACCGATCGAGTGATTGGGCTCTCTGGAGAGGCATGATTTCACCCTGGTTGCCTGGTTGTTGGTTTCAATACTGGTGCAGAAGTGTCTCCAACACTCCAGCTTCCTAGTACGTAAAAGTTTTTTGAATCGCCTTCTCGCGACCGTGTACTTGTCCCAGTCGGTGGGTAACCGTGTGTTCACTGCTCTATTGAACAGCTTCCTGACCTTCCGTCGGTGTCTCTCCAGTTCGGGGCACCACCAGTTATGTCTCCCTCCCCATCTTGGTATGGTAAGGGGACACGACCGTTCATAGCTTGTCAGGAGTAGGGACGTTAGGTTGTTTACATGTTTGTCTATGTCTTGTATATTTATGGTGGTTGGTATCGATAGTTTGTCTACCTCGGAGCTGATAAGTCTATGAAATTTTACCAAATCGGTTCTCCGTGGTATACGTCTAGGTTGAGGTTTAGGTAGCTCCCCTTTGATTGCAAAGCGGATCCACCTATGATCAGAGCATGATAACTCGTTGGATACGTGCCAGTCCTGTATGTGATCTGACAGACCAGCAGTTACCATTGTTAAATCAATAATAGTTTGCGAACGCGCGTTGATAAAAGTTGGTTTTGAGCCATTGTTTGCCAAGATAAGGTTATTgctaagtataaaattaagcatGTCCTCACCTCGAGTGTTGGTACTAGCGTTACCCCATAACGTGTGGTGCGCATTGGAGTCCGCCGCGATGATTAGCTCCAGTTTCTCCCTCTCACAGTAGTCAGCCAGAAGGCCGAGTTCTGGAGTGGGCACGTCCTCGTCACCTGGTAAGTAGGCGGACGCCAGGACGACGTCTGGTTGATTGTTTCTGTGTAACCTAATAGCTGTAAGGTTCCTTGAACAGAGTTCGTTTATTAGAAATGCTGGTACATGTTTAGGCAAGATTATGCAAGTTCTAGGGTTACTTACGGAGGTATCCAGTAAAAGTTTACCACCGGTGCTGCCCAGGCCACATATCTTGCCATTCCTGATCCACGGCTCTTGGATCGCGGCGATGGTCTTCGGATTGGTCTCCAGCAGTCTGCGTAGGGAAGCCGACGCTGTCTGACTGTGCTGGAGGTTAGCCTGGATGAGGTCAGTTCGGCGATGGGGAGGAGCGCAGACAGCTGTCGCTGAATTCACTCCCCCCGGTCTCCTGAAACAACTCATCATCCGAAGTTAGTTGCACCGGTGACGGTGGATGTGTAGCTACCTCCATAGGGGCGTGTGTCCCGGTGACCGAAGCCGCCCCCGTCAGAGACGTGGACGGCCCCGACCCCGACGACGCCACCCCCGATGTGCTGGTAGTTGTTGGTGGGGCGTTGGCCACCTGCGAGGGTTCATCTCTATCCAGGATGCGGATATAGATGTTCCCCATCAGGTAGTATAAACGCCGATTGCGCTCTTTGATTTTAGGGATCTCAAACTCTGGCACACGAAAGAAGAGGGACACGCCTGTCGGGTCCTGAGTTCTTCGTTCGTGTGTCAGGGTCCATGATCTGATGTTGAGGTGGCGGTTTTGCCTCGTGATCAGTTTCCTCAGTGTTTCCGTGTTGCCACTGTAGTCTGGTACATGTAGCAGACACGGAATCCTATTCGGAATCGCCGAT
The Pieris napi chromosome 1, ilPieNapi1.2, whole genome shotgun sequence DNA segment above includes these coding regions:
- the LOC125053266 gene encoding uncharacterized protein LOC125053266 isoform X1 → MQTVTLLLFAVVLTVALAEGQYYVPRAYYTIDAEGHQSASVPMRRLRRSLNPYSNPYGGANANANAEANAWGANANANAQANAQAGAGSGGWGLPIGAGYGAANPNALSYGETRRQSGPVTGSRSVSAGSSVGIDSSGRGFYDQYTSVGN
- the LOC125053266 gene encoding uncharacterized protein LOC125053266 isoform X2, with amino-acid sequence MQTVTLLLFAVVLTVALAEGQYYVPRAYYTIDAEGHQSASVPMRRLRRSLNPYSNPYGGANANANAEANAWGANANANAQANAQAGAGSGGWGLPIGAGYGAANPNALRH